The Carassius auratus strain Wakin unplaced genomic scaffold, ASM336829v1 scaf_tig00214021, whole genome shotgun sequence genome contains a region encoding:
- the LOC113090802 gene encoding tumor necrosis factor, translating into MMDLESQLLEEGGLLPSRQVTVSRRTSGVWRVCGVLLAVALCAAAAVCFTLNKSQNNQEGGNALRLTLRDHLSKQNVTSKAAIHLTGAYEPKVSKDTLYWRKDQDQAFTSGGLKLAGREIIIPTDGIYFVYSQVSFHIRCKTDIPEDHDVVQMSHIVFRYSDSYGSYKPLFSAIRSACEQATDSDDLWYNTIYLGAAFSLRAEDRLCTNTTVALLPRVESDNGKTFFGVFAL; encoded by the exons ATGATGGATCTTGAGAGTCAGCTTCTTGAAGAAGGGGGATTGCTGCCCTCACGGCAGGTGACGGTGTCGAGGAGGACGTCCGGTGTCTGGCGGGTGTGTGGGGTCCTGCTGGCTGTGGCCCTGTGTGCCGCCGCCGCTGTCTGCTTCACGCTCAACAAG TCTCAGAACAATCAGGAAGGAGGAAATG CGCTGAGGCTCACATTAAGAGATCATCTTTCAAAGCAAAACGTCACTTCCAAGGCTGCCATCCATTTAACAG GTGCGTATGAACCTAAAGTGTCCAAAGACACCCTTTACTGGAGAAAGGACCAGGACCAGGCTTTCACTTCAGGCGGCTTGAAATTAGCGGGAAGGGAGATCATCATTCCTACGGATGGCATTTACTTCGTCTACAGTCAGGTGTCTTTCCACATCAGATGCAAGACTGACATTCCTGAGGACCACGATGTTGTGCAAATGAGCCACATAGTGTTCCGCTACTCTGATTCCTATGGCAGCTACAAGCCACTTTTCAGCGCAATCCGCTCGGCCTGCGAGCAGGCGACAGACTCTGACGATCTGTGGTACAACACGATTTATCTCGGTGCGGCCTTCAGCCTGCGAGCCGAAGACAGGCTGTGCACCAATACGACTGTAGCACTCCTGCCTCGCGTCGAAAGCGACAACGGAAAGACCTTCTTTGGGGTGTTTGCTCTATGA